The following are from one region of the Ptychodera flava strain L36383 chromosome 15, AS_Pfla_20210202, whole genome shotgun sequence genome:
- the LOC139151204 gene encoding prostasin-like, translating into MSKHLLWIYCAVVCVGISETTECGTRPGHTESKRVIGGSPTSSIKWPWVVDLNFDGDRFCSGVIVGTQYILTKAHCIEYVYSPERYTFHVGTSRLEVQADSFYLHPNFNGNTREYDAILVKLSAELNIADDVRPVCVLQPDADYTTFTDCYIAGFGEIAIGVGSLDMHEAQLPLFTQSECNGFYASVSSDPPILGDTHFCAGYLAGGIGPCIGDGGAPLSCRQADDTWAVAGIATFGAGCAPPDFPTIFVESSSLYSDFVENAVAGIDPQSRSFDCVLDYEFPCGTGICLPYTWRCDDYNDCRDGLDEAFCGPSVKFFDPIYDKAFDDTPAQEFTGISLDQCANNCIMSLTSCATSLTTLTARQPVDCGAKISNQCSCPIPQDLRFSKFRISVIAATLSDRLFLKCQDFLPNVISASRLPSIGVL; encoded by the exons ATGTCGAAACACCTGTTATGGATCTATTGCGCAGTCGTCTGTGTCGGTATCAGCGAAACTACAG AATGTGGAACCAGACCAGGCCATACAGAATCTAAACGAGTCATCGGTGGATCTCCGACGTCCTCGATAAAGTGGCCATGGGTTGTGGATTTGAACTTTGACGGGGATCGTTTCTGTAGCGGCGTCATAGTGGGAACCCAATATATACTGACAAAGGCACATTGCAT TGAATATGTATACAGTCCTGAGCGGTACACTTTTCATGTCGGAACTTCGAGGCTGGAAGTCCAGGCCGACTCGTTCTACCTTCATCCCAATTTTAACGGTAACACTCGCGAGTACGACGCCATCTTGGTCAAACTATCTGCCGAACTCAACATAGCCGATGACGTCAGACCCGTCTGCGTTCTGCAACCAGACGCCGACTACACTACCTTTACAGACTGTTACATAGCTGGATTTGGAGAAATCGCAATAG GTGTTGGTTCACTGGACATGCATGAAGCTCAACTCCCCCTCTTCACGCAATCTGAATGTAACGGATTCTATGCGTCGGTTTCAAGCGACCCACCTATACTTGGCGACACTCATTTCTGTGCTGGGTACCTTGCGGGAGGCATCGGACCTTGCATC GGTGACGGTGGAGCGCCTCTGAGTTGTAGGCAGGCAGACGACACTTGGGCCGTAGCTGGCATAGCCACCTTTGGGGCTGGATGTGCGCCACCGGACTTTCCGACTATTTTCGTCGAGTCTTCGTCCCTGTACAGTGATTTTGTAGAGAACGCAGTAGCTGGTATTGATCCCCAGTCAA GGTCCTTCGATTGTGTGTTAGACTACGAGTTCCCGTGCGGTACGGGAATCTGTTTGCCCTATACCTGGCGATGCGATGACTACAACGACTGCCGTGACGGGCTGGATGAGGCGTTCTGTG GTCCGAGTGTCAAATTCTTTGATCCGATCTACGACAAAGCATTTGACGATACACCGGCCCAGGAATTTACTGGCATTTCCCTTGATCAGTGTGCCAACAACTGCATCATGTCACTGACTTCCTGTGCCACCAGTTTGACTACGTTGACAGCACGTCAACCTGTCGACTGCGGAGCCAAGATTTCCAACCAGTGCAGCTGTCCGATTCCCCAGGATCTACGTTTTTCCAAATTCAGAATTTCGGTG ATTGCGGCGACACTGTCAGACAGACTTTTCTTGAAGTGCCAAGATTTTCTTCCCAACGTTATTTCAGCTTCGCGACTACCCAGCATCGGTGTCCTGTAA